Below is a genomic region from Candidatus Binataceae bacterium.
GGCTACGGATTCTGAGTTGATCTGGATCAAGGACCAGCAGGTCGCAGCGGAGCCAGTCCGAAGTGATTGCGTTCAGGAGAGGAGCTGCCGGGAAGGGACGTTGCCAGAAAACTACCTCGTTGATGCTGCCGAGGATATCAGGCCATGAGCGGAGGAACTCTTCCTGCTTTCGGTGGTCAGTGATGAGAAGAAGATCGACGTCACTGTACTGGTCGGCGGTCCCACAGCCGAAGCTACCTGAGAGAAACAAGGCTCGCACACGTTGGTCGTTCTGGAGCTTGCGCTTAATGCGTTCGATAAGTGCAGTTTGGTCCATAGGCTTAGCAGACTAAAACAAGATCACGGTCTTAGCCGAGAGGATTTAGTTCCTTAGGATTCAGCCAGTCATCTGCAGTTGCTGAGACCGAATATAATCCGGGAAGTGGCATTTGACCCGCAAATGGCCGACAATCTAGCGCGAGGTGTCCCGCTAGAAGCGGCGCGACGGGTGTCCGTTGTTTCCTGTAATAGTAAATATGCAAGGGATTTATCCTACAATAGAGATTCAGCGAAATCCGGTAGCGCCGCATAGACAAGCCGCGATGATTTCTCGGGTCGCGGAAAGGTTTTGAATCATGGCCGAAACGAATCACCAGACCGACGTCGAGAAAGTGGGAAAATTCGCGCAGGAGGTCTTTGGCCATCTTGCGGGAGCGCTGGTTTCGGGCATGATCCACCTCGGCGAACGCATGGGTCTCTACCGAGCGCTGAAGGACGCCGGTCCTCTCACCAGCGAAGAATTGGCACGCAAGACCGGCCTCAATGAACGCTGGGTTCGCGAGTGGCTCTACCAGCAGGCGACCGCTAAAATAATAGACTATAAGGGTGAGTCACGTTTCGAACTCAGCCCCGAGGGCGCCCTCGTGCTGGCGGACGAAAACAGTCCTTTTTTTCTCGCTGGCGGTTTTTGCGCACTCCCGCAGCAGATGGCGCTGTTGAACCAGCTCCCGCGCTCATTCCAAAGCGGACTCGGCCTATCTTATGACCAGTTCGGTTCAGAAGTGAATGTCGGCGTCGAGCGACTGCTCGCTCCCTGGTTTCGGACGCAGCTTGTACCCAGCGCCCTGCCAAGGCTCGACGGCGTCGTCGCCAAGCTGCAGGCAGGCGCCAAGGTTGCGGATGTCGGATGCGGCGCTGGCATTGCGATCATCGAGATGGCGAAGGCTTACCCGCGGTCGCAGTTTCACGGTTACGATATCGCAAAGCTGCCCCTCCAGCGTGCTGCCGAAAACGCACGGAAGGCCGGGGTGGAGAACGTGCATCTGCACGACGCAGGCGTCGATCCTCTTCCAGGCGATGCTAGTTGCGATTTCATCACTACCTTCGATTGCCTCCACGACATGACGAGGCCCGACCTTGTGATGCTGGCCATTCGCAAAGCCATCAAATCGGACGGAACGTGGCTGATCGCCGACGTTCACGGGATGCCGACTTTCGAGGAAAACCTGAAGCAAAATCCCCTAGCGCCGCTCATGTACGGCTTTTCAGTGATTTGCTGTATGTCGTCCGCGCTTTCCGAGCCCGGCGGCCTCGGGTTGGGCACCCTCGGATTTCCCGAGCCAGTCGCCCGCAGGATGACGGCGGAGGCCGGGTTCACGCGCTTCGTAACCAAAGATTTTGAGAACCCGATCAACGCCTACTATGAAGTCCGGCCCTAGCGGAGCGACCGCCCTCGGGGCACGTCCCCAAATCTCAAGCGCCTTGAGGTCAACTCTCCTTAGAACAAGTCCAAAGGCTCCGGCCACTCCTACCGCCACGAAGCAAAGGGAATTCTTATTCGACCCCGAAACGACGGAGCTCGGCGCGAACACCTCGAGAATCACTGCCGCCGCAAGGGGCAGCATCTGCAGTCAGGTCGGGGTAAAGCGATGTCCCTTCTGTTGAGGAGGAGTAGCCGAGGGAACACTCTTGTCGTTTTAGAGGGAACACCCTCGTCTTTTTAGATCGTCGATTAGATAGGCAAGGTTACGCGAAGCCCCAGGGATTCGACAATTCGCTAGCCGTTTTGTAGGTTGCGAAATAGTTACTCGAGGAGGTCCGATTGATAGCATCGTCGCAAGGGATGCTCGAAGGTTACCGTGTCCTGGATTTCACCCAGATGGTTGCCGGTCCCACCTGCACGAGGATTTTGGCCGAGATGGGAGCCGAGGTCATCAAGCTCGAACTGGCACCAGACGGTGACCGCGTCAGGGCTGGCGGTCTTAAACCGCTCACTGCGGAGTTCAAAAATTCGACCACCAGCACCTATTACCTGCAGCACAACCATAGCAAGCTGAGCTTCGCCATCGATCTCAAACAACCTGAAGCACGCTCGTTGGTGATGTCGATGCTGCCCAAGATCGATGTGGTCGTGGAAAATTTCGCTCCAGGTGTGATCAAACGCCTTGGTTTCGCTTACGAAGACGTCAGGAAGACTAATCCAAAGATCATCATGGCGTCGATCTCGATGGCGGGACAGACCGGATCGCTCTCCTATAAGGCCGGTTACGATTATATCGGTCAGGCTTACGCTGGTGTCACCGACGGGATCGGCGAACGCGATATGGCGCCTTCGTTGGTAACGATGGCGATCGGCGACGTCTCGACCGGCGTTGCCGCAGCGATGGCTGTGGGCTTCGCCTTGCTCCATCGCGAACGAACCGGCGAGGGACAGTATCTGGACGCTTCGCTGATCGACACCTACTACCACATGCATGAGACCAGCCCGCCGATGGTGGCACTGCGTGGTCATAAATACCGGAAGACGCGCAATGGCTCGCAGCATCCCGACGGCGGTCCGACCGGCGTCTATCACTTTAAGGATGATCAATACATCGTGCTGACGATTCCGACGGGGCACCAGTGGCGAGCCTTCACCCGCGCGGTGGGGATGCCACAACTGGCAGATGATCCGCGCTTCAAGAGCGCGCGCGGCCGTCGTGATAATGGCATAGAGCTGAAGGTCATTATCGAGGATTGGCTGAAGACCTTTACCACTCGCGACGACGCGCTGGCGTCACTAGACAAGGAACGGGTACCGTGCGCCCCAGTCTTGACGGTCAACGAGGCGACCTGCCATCCGCATCTGAACGAGCGCAAAACGGTTCGCTGGGTGAATGACCCGTTGCTTGGCAGAGTGGCGGTGCCGGGCGTACCGGTGAAGTTCTCGTCGTGGCCCGATCGGACCGAACTGCGGACCGCCCGGCTAGGCGAAGACAATGAACGAGTGCTCCGAGAACTGCTTGGCATGCCCGACGATCAGATTCGGCAACTGCACGCTAGGGGCATTTTAGTCCGCGATCCGACGCTTGCCGAGCACCCACGCCGCTAGACATCGGTGTAGCGGCACGCCACTTGACCGGAATCAGAGGCGGTCTTTAGCGTCATCCTACTAGTCATGACTCATAGTCCACTTGCCCGAAATGAGTCGCGTTCCACGAGTGGTAGGTGCAGAGCGCAGCTGTTTCAAGTGCATACGTTGCCCGGGACGCTTGCCGTACGACCGCTATTTTTGTATAGACTTACCAGACAATCGGAGAGCCGGACGATGAACCGCTTCGCCGCGTTCGGGTTCGGGTTTCTCCTGACCTTTATGTCTGGCCTCGCAGCGCCATCCCTCAAGGCCGGCACTGCCACCGTCCATCCGTAGCTCGGCGGGTCGTTTCGAGCGTAACGCCGGGCGGGTGCGAGGTCCAACCGAAAAGTGGCGCAGAAGCGGCGCAGCCCGCTCTGTCAGTGGCCTAGCTGGTCAGCATTCGCCGGATTTGCTCTTTGGTGCCGCGGTCGAGCTGGAAGATCTTCTCCGGCAGACGCAACGCGAGTTCGATCCAGTTGCGGTCGCCCGCCGCCGCCTCACGAAGTTTCGTGAGTCCTGCATCGACCCGTCTCGCCCGAAACAGGGCGATCGCATGCCAGAACCGCATTTCGGGATTTTCGCCGATCAGCTCGGCGGCGCGCTCGTATTCGCGGCTCCCGTTCTCGACATCGCCGAGCGCGAACGCACGGTCGGCGCGATTGCTCGCATCGTAGCCGGCCGCCACTTGTAGGAGCCGTCTCAGCTCGTCGAGCGGCCGCGGCGAGTCGTCTATCCGGAAGTCGAAATTTCCGCCGCGAGGGCGCTCAGGACTCGGCGGCCCGACTAGCAGCAGTCCCGCGGACTGCATCCCGCGGATGTCACCGCCCTCCGCTTCAGCCGCGAACAACGCGGCGAGCATACGCTCGGCAAGGTGGCCGGTGGTGGCGCGAAACGCCTTCGCCATCGCCGGCCATACGCTCGCGCGCAGCATCATGTTCGCCTGCACCGAAAATTGATCGCCTAATTCGTGACCGGCTTCGGGAATCGTGTCAGCGCCGGTGTGCGCTGCGACCCGTCCCTGCGCGTCGACCATCGCGACCTGACGAATGCCTCCGTGTGGATCGGCAACCACCAATCCGCGAAGTGCATCGGCGGGCGACCTACCCGACCGCATCAGCGCGAGCCCGAGCGATCCGTAGCTCGGGTCCCCCGAGGCCTGGCTCGCCACGACTCCGACTCCCGGCTCTCCCGAGAGCACCGCGCCGGAGCGGAAGTAGTGCGACTGCACCGCACCACCCATTTCGCCGGTCACCGGATCTCGCGCAAGGATCGAATAGGTGTGGACCAGCCGCTCGAGTTCCATAACCGCCTCCAAGGTTCGGAGAATGGCTGCGTGAATCGAAAGGCTCAATGGCGCACGGCAGGAGCGGGCCGATGTTCTACATGGGCCTCAATGGCGAACTCACTGAGAGAAGTGGGTGCGCCCGCCGCTCGCGCGATGGCGTGCCTGGCTACTTGATTATTCGGCCAGGCGCCGGATTACAGCCATGTCTACCGGTTTTTTCGGATCGTAGTGGCGAAGTTCCTCTTCCGGCACGCCCGCGTGGTACTTGCGTGCGATATCGTCCGGGTCCAGCGGCCCGCCGATCACATTCTCGCCGAGCCTGTTCTGCATCCACGAATGCCATTCCGCCTTCGGTACACTGTCGATCGACAGCTCGACGCCGTTGTCATCGGGATCGCGATAGTAGAGCGACATCGTGATGCCATGGTGGATGCATACGCGCGGCGTGATCCCCCCTTCCTTCAACCGCTCGTAATTCGTAATCCAGTCGCCCAGCGTCTCGTAGAAGAACGCCAGATGGTCGAGCCCTGTTGTGCGCTTGGGTTTATCGATGAGCCCGGGAAACGCCGCGAGCGCGATTCGATGATGCTCGTCGTCATATGTCATGAACGCGATGAATTCGTTCTGGTACATCACCTTCGCACCGAGCACCGTGCCGTACCATTCGACCATCTCCTTCAGGCGCGTGGTTCGGAGCACTGCGTGCGAAAGTCGCGCGGGACTCTTTATCGTGCGTTTTTCTGTCCCGTTAGGATTAGCGCTCATGGTCGACTCTCCTTGGTTGGCGATCAGTCGATCAGCCGACTGATTTCAGACTCCTATCATATAGCCATCAACATACAACCGCTTCCGCGAGGCGCTCGCATTCGGAAACGGTGAGCCTCCGGTTCATGGGCCCGAGATACCGCGCCTGGTAGTCGGCGCTCCCGACATCGGCCTTCAGCGCGAGGTGAAATGGCGCTAGGTACTCGCCGATAGTTTGCGGATCGAGGCCGAAGATCCAGGGCGCGCCCTGTTTCGCGACTTCCGTCATGAGCCGCTGCGCGCCGGGAATATCCGAACTGCCGTCGATTACGCCCTTCACCACGTAGGTAAACGCGATCTTGCTGCCGGGGGCCGATTTGCCGGCGAAGGAGAGCGTCTTTCGCACCGCATCCTCCGAGATGTACTGCGTAACTCCTTCCCAGATGAAGACCGCGCGCTTCGATGAATCGAATGAAGTGCGCGCGAAGACGCTTTCCAGCGAGTCGGTGTTGAAGTCTGTCGGGACGAACGTGACGTTCGGCGGCAGGCCGCCGAGATACCGCGCGAGCTTCGCCTTCTTGTCGTTCTGGACCTTCGGCAGATCGACTTCGAA
It encodes:
- a CDS encoding SAM-dependent methyltransferase is translated as MANRGAGGTAIGAAICRLVEQYQPPAARLFNDSVIEAIIAGPIKAAMRFSSVRNFFLSKTEGIAEGTYGALICRVRYGDDVIAAAISDGIDQFVILGAGLDTRAYRLPRIDKLRVFEVDLPKVQNDKKAKLARYLGGLPPNVTFVPTDFNTDSLESVFARTSFDSSKRAVFIWEGVTQYISEDAVRKTLSFAGKSAPGSKIAFTYVVKGVIDGSSDIPGAQRLMTEVAKQGAPWIFGLDPQTIGEYLAPFHLALKADVGSADYQARYLGPMNRRLTVSECERLAEAVVC
- a CDS encoding DUF1028 domain-containing protein gives rise to the protein MELERLVHTYSILARDPVTGEMGGAVQSHYFRSGAVLSGEPGVGVVASQASGDPSYGSLGLALMRSGRSPADALRGLVVADPHGGIRQVAMVDAQGRVAAHTGADTIPEAGHELGDQFSVQANMMLRASVWPAMAKAFRATTGHLAERMLAALFAAEAEGGDIRGMQSAGLLLVGPPSPERPRGGNFDFRIDDSPRPLDELRRLLQVAAGYDASNRADRAFALGDVENGSREYERAAELIGENPEMRFWHAIALFRARRVDAGLTKLREAAAGDRNWIELALRLPEKIFQLDRGTKEQIRRMLTS
- a CDS encoding class I SAM-dependent methyltransferase — its product is MAETNHQTDVEKVGKFAQEVFGHLAGALVSGMIHLGERMGLYRALKDAGPLTSEELARKTGLNERWVREWLYQQATAKIIDYKGESRFELSPEGALVLADENSPFFLAGGFCALPQQMALLNQLPRSFQSGLGLSYDQFGSEVNVGVERLLAPWFRTQLVPSALPRLDGVVAKLQAGAKVADVGCGAGIAIIEMAKAYPRSQFHGYDIAKLPLQRAAENARKAGVENVHLHDAGVDPLPGDASCDFITTFDCLHDMTRPDLVMLAIRKAIKSDGTWLIADVHGMPTFEENLKQNPLAPLMYGFSVICCMSSALSEPGGLGLGTLGFPEPVARRMTAEAGFTRFVTKDFENPINAYYEVRP
- a CDS encoding VOC family protein, with the protein product MSANPNGTEKRTIKSPARLSHAVLRTTRLKEMVEWYGTVLGAKVMYQNEFIAFMTYDDEHHRIALAAFPGLIDKPKRTTGLDHLAFFYETLGDWITNYERLKEGGITPRVCIHHGITMSLYYRDPDDNGVELSIDSVPKAEWHSWMQNRLGENVIGGPLDPDDIARKYHAGVPEEELRHYDPKKPVDMAVIRRLAE
- a CDS encoding CoA transferase; translation: MIASSQGMLEGYRVLDFTQMVAGPTCTRILAEMGAEVIKLELAPDGDRVRAGGLKPLTAEFKNSTTSTYYLQHNHSKLSFAIDLKQPEARSLVMSMLPKIDVVVENFAPGVIKRLGFAYEDVRKTNPKIIMASISMAGQTGSLSYKAGYDYIGQAYAGVTDGIGERDMAPSLVTMAIGDVSTGVAAAMAVGFALLHRERTGEGQYLDASLIDTYYHMHETSPPMVALRGHKYRKTRNGSQHPDGGPTGVYHFKDDQYIVLTIPTGHQWRAFTRAVGMPQLADDPRFKSARGRRDNGIELKVIIEDWLKTFTTRDDALASLDKERVPCAPVLTVNEATCHPHLNERKTVRWVNDPLLGRVAVPGVPVKFSSWPDRTELRTARLGEDNERVLRELLGMPDDQIRQLHARGILVRDPTLAEHPRR